From the Salinimicrobium tongyeongense genome, one window contains:
- a CDS encoding alpha/beta fold hydrolase: protein MKQILLCLSLLVLSLKAFPQQSFNISIKGNGQPVLIFPGFTSTPEAFTTIIDVLSEDYEVHAFTFAGFGEVPPIDFPWLETIQQDVLQYINENNLNNPIIIGQSMGGTLGLWLATKTPEISQLIFIGALPAMGALMIPNYDSSVIHYDTPYNQQLLTMDTTAFKAMAFQMARRMSLNEEQHEKIATRIIQSDRITGNCSPGNNVQPG, encoded by the coding sequence ATGAAACAAATTTTACTTTGCCTCAGTTTATTAGTTCTAAGCCTAAAGGCTTTTCCCCAACAAAGTTTCAATATCAGTATAAAGGGTAATGGACAACCGGTACTGATATTCCCTGGTTTTACCAGTACCCCGGAAGCATTTACTACAATTATTGACGTTTTGTCTGAAGATTATGAAGTACATGCTTTTACCTTTGCCGGTTTTGGAGAGGTGCCTCCAATAGACTTTCCCTGGCTGGAGACAATTCAACAGGATGTTCTACAATATATTAACGAAAATAATCTAAATAACCCTATAATAATTGGTCAAAGTATGGGTGGTACTTTGGGGCTTTGGCTTGCCACCAAAACCCCTGAAATCTCCCAATTAATATTTATTGGTGCCCTTCCTGCTATGGGAGCTTTGATGATACCAAATTATGATAGTTCAGTTATTCATTATGACACACCATATAACCAACAATTACTGACTATGGATACCACTGCATTTAAGGCAATGGCATTTCAAATGGCCAGAAGAATGTCCTTAAATGAAGAGCAACACGAGAAAATAGCCACCCGGATAATTCAGAGCGATCGCATCACAGGAAATTGTAGTCCTGGCAATAATGTTCAACCTGGATAA
- a CDS encoding protein-disulfide reductase DsbD family protein yields MKKIYLSLLLALVSFLPHVAQVQEAPEWQVKADNDNAAPQDEVTLTFTANIPQDWYMYSSDFDPDLGPMLTEFSFDPSGKFELFGEIIPVDPKKKYEEIWEGDVTYFTDKAEFQHKIKLIDKNPIISGRVIYQICSDVTGQCIPYETEFSINLSGEKAGAAANAANLSNSSGQPPLKELEPFTNTFEPVEEEKGWMGLMAFYLISFGAGLAALLTPCVFPMIPMTVTFFTKSSGSRSRGILHAAIYGVSIIAIYTLVGTVFALIFGAGFANFLSTHWFPNLLFFTIFVLFALSFFGLFEIRLPSKLVNNIDNQANKGGLAGIFFMAFTLVLVGFSCTGPIAGTILLEAASGQAIKPLIGMLGFSTAFAIPFTLFAIFPGWLSSLPKSGGWLNTVKVVLGFLELALALKFLSMVDQVYHWNLLDREIYLALWIVIFTLLGFYLLGKIIFPHEQKSDSTSISRILSAILVFSFVVYLIPGLFGAPLKALAGYLPPMSTHDFQLVNSEVSSKQGAVTTGCERAKYDDFLELPHGIKGYFDYEQALTCSKKQHKPIFIDFTGHGCVNCREMEAAVWSDPAVLKRLKEDYIVVALYVDEKTELPRKDWYISVYDKKIKKTIGAQNMDFMIQKLNANAQPYYTLVGDNEELLSPPRAYDLDVQEFVEFLDAGKANYDESLNKSAAEFL; encoded by the coding sequence ATGAAAAAAATATATTTGAGCCTCCTGCTGGCATTAGTCTCATTTCTTCCTCATGTAGCACAGGTGCAGGAAGCACCAGAATGGCAGGTTAAGGCCGATAATGATAATGCTGCACCTCAAGATGAAGTTACTCTAACATTTACTGCCAATATACCTCAAGACTGGTATATGTACTCTAGTGATTTTGATCCCGACCTGGGGCCAATGCTTACAGAATTCAGTTTTGATCCTTCCGGAAAATTTGAACTTTTTGGGGAGATCATACCGGTAGATCCCAAAAAAAAATATGAAGAAATTTGGGAAGGGGATGTCACTTATTTTACCGATAAGGCTGAATTTCAACATAAAATCAAACTTATTGATAAAAACCCGATAATTTCCGGAAGGGTAATTTACCAGATCTGTTCAGATGTTACAGGGCAATGTATTCCTTATGAAACTGAATTTTCCATCAACCTTTCGGGAGAAAAAGCGGGTGCAGCAGCAAATGCCGCAAACCTTTCTAACTCTTCAGGTCAACCTCCTCTTAAAGAATTGGAGCCCTTTACCAACACCTTCGAACCAGTGGAAGAAGAAAAAGGATGGATGGGATTGATGGCCTTCTACCTCATCTCGTTTGGAGCAGGACTGGCAGCCCTGCTTACTCCCTGTGTTTTTCCAATGATCCCCATGACCGTTACATTCTTTACAAAATCCAGCGGTAGCCGCTCAAGGGGAATATTGCATGCGGCTATCTATGGTGTTTCTATCATAGCTATATATACCCTTGTAGGAACGGTTTTCGCTTTAATATTTGGAGCTGGTTTTGCCAATTTTCTAAGCACCCACTGGTTTCCCAATCTTTTGTTCTTCACAATTTTTGTATTATTTGCTCTCTCTTTCTTTGGATTGTTCGAAATAAGATTACCAAGTAAACTGGTCAACAATATTGACAACCAAGCAAATAAAGGCGGTTTAGCCGGGATATTTTTTATGGCCTTTACCTTAGTTCTCGTTGGATTCAGCTGTACAGGACCTATTGCAGGAACTATTCTGTTAGAAGCTGCCAGTGGCCAGGCAATTAAACCCTTAATAGGTATGTTGGGCTTTTCTACTGCCTTTGCTATTCCTTTCACGTTGTTTGCGATCTTCCCCGGATGGCTGAGTTCCCTGCCTAAAAGCGGCGGCTGGCTTAATACTGTAAAGGTGGTTCTTGGATTTCTAGAACTCGCGCTCGCGCTTAAATTCCTGAGTATGGTAGACCAAGTTTATCATTGGAACCTCCTGGACCGTGAAATTTATCTGGCCCTATGGATCGTGATTTTTACTCTGCTCGGATTTTACCTTTTAGGAAAGATTATCTTTCCGCATGAACAGAAATCGGACAGTACTTCTATTTCACGAATTCTCAGTGCAATTCTAGTATTTAGTTTTGTAGTTTACCTTATTCCCGGACTCTTCGGTGCACCTTTAAAAGCACTCGCAGGTTACCTGCCGCCAATGAGCACCCATGATTTCCAACTCGTGAATTCAGAGGTGAGTTCAAAACAGGGAGCTGTTACCACAGGATGTGAACGGGCGAAGTACGATGATTTCCTCGAACTGCCCCATGGTATCAAAGGATATTTTGATTACGAACAGGCGCTTACCTGCTCAAAAAAACAACATAAACCTATTTTTATAGACTTTACCGGCCATGGGTGTGTGAATTGTCGGGAGATGGAAGCCGCTGTATGGAGTGATCCTGCAGTCTTAAAAAGGTTAAAAGAAGACTACATCGTGGTCGCCCTGTATGTCGATGAAAAAACAGAACTCCCCAGAAAAGATTGGTATATTTCTGTTTACGACAAAAAAATAAAAAAGACCATTGGTGCCCAAAATATGGATTTCATGATCCAGAAGCTTAATGCAAATGCGCAGCCTTACTACACGCTGGTTGGAGACAATGAGGAGTTACTCTCTCCTCCAAGAGCCTATGATCTAGACGTACAGGAATTTGTGGAATTTCTGGATGCCGGAAAAGCCAACTATGACGAAAGTTTGAACAAATCAGCAGCCGAATTTTTGTAA
- a CDS encoding 3'-5' exonuclease, with protein sequence MFNLFKKERPNYPEFWKAYEAKFQEELPALVSQTTFVVLDTETTGFDYRKDRILSIGAVKLQANELNVSETFEHYLQQEKFNPEAVKIHGILKEEKAECLSEEAALRAFLKYIENAVLVAHHANFDINMINSALKRMELPKLKNQVLDTGYLYRKTLLNSNLINKEKKYTLDEIAEAFIIDVKDRHTAIGDAFITAIAFLKILGKLDKNKEMKLKELLKL encoded by the coding sequence ATGTTTAATTTATTCAAAAAGGAAAGGCCAAACTATCCTGAATTCTGGAAGGCTTATGAGGCGAAATTCCAGGAGGAACTGCCTGCCTTGGTGTCTCAAACTACTTTTGTAGTATTGGATACAGAAACAACCGGTTTTGATTACAGAAAAGACCGCATCCTGAGCATTGGCGCAGTAAAACTTCAGGCGAACGAATTAAATGTTTCTGAAACATTTGAGCATTATCTTCAGCAGGAAAAATTTAACCCCGAAGCCGTAAAGATCCACGGAATTCTGAAAGAGGAAAAAGCTGAATGCCTTTCTGAAGAAGCAGCCCTCAGGGCATTTTTAAAATACATTGAAAATGCAGTGCTTGTGGCACATCATGCTAATTTTGATATTAACATGATCAATTCGGCCTTAAAAAGAATGGAGCTTCCAAAATTGAAAAATCAGGTTCTCGATACAGGATACCTTTACCGGAAGACGCTTTTAAATTCAAACCTTATCAATAAAGAGAAAAAATATACTCTCGACGAAATTGCCGAAGCTTTTATCATAGATGTAAAAGACCGGCATACGGCTATTGGTGATGCATTCATAACTGCAATAGCTTTCCTAAAGATCCTGGGGAAACTCGATAAAAACAAGGAGATGAAATTAAAGGAACTTCTAAAGCTCTGA
- the acs gene encoding acetate--CoA ligase, protein MENLQLRSFADYKKAYKKSIKDPEAFWDEVATTFTWQQKWDKTLEWDFKTPEVKWFQGGKLNITENCLDRHLETLGNKTAIIWEPNDPDEESRYITYRQLFVKVSHFANVLKNNGIKKGDRVCLYMPMIPELAIAMLACARIGAVHSIVFAGFSSSAIARRINDSDCKMLITANEVYRGSKKVNLKEMCDKALEETPGVETVIVYRRTVEPTPMKEGRDKFWFDELQKAEKECPAEVMDAEDMLFILYTSGSTGKPKGMVHTVGGYMVGTTYSFQNVFQLEKDDVYWCTADIGWITGHSYIIYGPLASGATTVMFEGIPSYPDYGRFWDIVDKIKVTHFYTAPTAIRSLAKQPLNFVENHDLSSLKVLGSVGEPINEEAWHWYNDNVGKGNCPVVDTWWQTETGAIMISPLAGITPTRPTFATLPLPGVQPVLMNNEGEEIPNTTEPVEGRLAIKFPWPSIARTIYGDHQRYKDVYFSTFENKYFTGDGAYRDATGNYRITGRVDDIVIVSGHNLGTAAIENAIDEHEHVVESAVVGFPHDVKGNSLYAYVILYDKVEPSEELEKEIKDIVSQTLGPIAKPEKIQFVSGLPKTRSGKIMRRILRKIASNDTDNLGDTSTLLNPEIVDEIMAEAKHD, encoded by the coding sequence ATGGAAAATCTACAATTACGCAGCTTTGCCGACTATAAAAAGGCTTACAAAAAGAGTATAAAAGATCCTGAAGCTTTTTGGGATGAAGTAGCAACTACCTTTACCTGGCAACAAAAGTGGGATAAAACCCTGGAATGGGATTTTAAAACACCCGAAGTAAAATGGTTTCAGGGCGGAAAGTTGAATATCACCGAAAATTGCCTTGACCGTCACCTGGAAACCCTGGGGAATAAAACCGCGATCATTTGGGAACCTAACGACCCCGATGAAGAATCACGCTACATCACTTACCGGCAGCTTTTTGTTAAAGTTTCCCACTTTGCGAATGTGCTTAAGAACAATGGGATCAAAAAAGGGGACAGGGTGTGCCTTTATATGCCCATGATCCCCGAACTGGCCATTGCCATGCTTGCCTGTGCCCGTATTGGTGCTGTTCATTCTATTGTTTTTGCCGGATTTTCCAGCTCTGCCATTGCAAGGCGAATCAATGATTCAGATTGTAAGATGCTCATCACGGCAAATGAGGTCTACAGAGGTTCCAAAAAGGTGAATTTGAAGGAGATGTGCGATAAGGCCCTTGAGGAAACACCCGGGGTGGAAACAGTGATCGTTTATCGCCGTACTGTGGAGCCAACCCCTATGAAAGAAGGACGCGATAAGTTTTGGTTTGATGAGCTGCAAAAAGCCGAAAAAGAATGCCCGGCAGAAGTTATGGATGCCGAAGATATGTTGTTTATACTTTATACTTCGGGCTCTACGGGCAAACCCAAGGGTATGGTTCATACCGTTGGCGGCTATATGGTGGGCACCACTTACTCCTTTCAGAACGTGTTTCAGCTAGAAAAAGATGACGTTTACTGGTGTACTGCCGATATTGGCTGGATCACCGGCCACTCCTATATTATTTACGGGCCTCTGGCTTCTGGTGCTACAACCGTAATGTTTGAAGGTATTCCAAGTTATCCCGACTACGGAAGGTTTTGGGATATTGTAGATAAAATTAAGGTCACTCATTTTTATACGGCTCCAACTGCCATCAGGTCTCTGGCCAAACAACCACTAAATTTTGTGGAAAACCATGACCTTTCTTCCCTCAAGGTATTGGGCAGTGTGGGAGAACCAATTAATGAGGAAGCCTGGCACTGGTATAACGATAATGTTGGGAAAGGAAACTGCCCTGTGGTAGATACCTGGTGGCAAACCGAAACCGGGGCTATCATGATATCGCCCCTTGCCGGTATTACGCCCACAAGACCAACTTTTGCCACGCTGCCACTACCGGGCGTACAGCCTGTGCTAATGAACAATGAAGGGGAGGAGATTCCCAACACCACCGAACCTGTTGAAGGAAGGCTGGCCATTAAATTCCCCTGGCCCTCTATAGCCCGTACTATTTATGGAGATCATCAACGCTATAAAGATGTCTATTTTTCGACTTTTGAAAATAAATATTTTACCGGTGACGGGGCTTATCGCGATGCTACTGGCAACTACAGGATTACCGGTAGGGTAGATGATATTGTGATTGTTTCGGGGCATAACCTGGGAACTGCCGCTATAGAAAATGCGATAGATGAACATGAACACGTGGTAGAAAGTGCAGTAGTTGGTTTTCCTCACGATGTTAAAGGAAATTCGCTCTATGCTTACGTGATCTTATATGACAAAGTGGAGCCTTCGGAAGAACTGGAAAAAGAAATCAAGGATATCGTTTCTCAGACTCTGGGACCAATTGCCAAACCTGAAAAGATCCAGTTTGTGAGCGGACTTCCAAAGACCAGGAGCGGTAAGATCATGAGGAGAATCCTGAGAAAAATTGCCTCTAATGACACCGATAATCTTGGAGATACTTCAACGCTGCTCAACCCTGAAATTGTAGATGAGATTATGGCCGAAGCTAAGCATGATTAA
- a CDS encoding porin family protein → MKKIILLCCGIFMSAQAFSQSADFGLTAGYLNLNVSSSYEGFNASVSESGFYLGAFADFDLSSDFSLQPGVNYGKVQDSEGILFIPVLAKYYVGDSAFNLLAGPQASIILEETGDEINAFGLDVTFGAGFDITEDFQLQARYSLELTNRIGDVEGMPSDVKSRVNSLTIGLGYKF, encoded by the coding sequence ATGAAAAAAATAATTCTTTTATGTTGCGGAATTTTTATGTCCGCCCAGGCTTTTTCTCAGTCTGCTGATTTTGGATTGACTGCTGGTTATTTAAACTTGAATGTTTCTTCAAGCTATGAAGGATTCAATGCTTCGGTTAGCGAATCTGGTTTTTACCTTGGGGCATTTGCTGATTTTGATTTGTCTTCCGATTTTTCTCTGCAACCGGGTGTAAATTATGGGAAAGTCCAAGATTCTGAAGGTATCTTGTTCATCCCTGTTTTGGCTAAGTATTATGTTGGCGACTCTGCATTTAATCTCTTGGCAGGACCCCAGGCCAGTATTATTTTGGAGGAAACAGGAGATGAAATAAATGCTTTTGGTCTGGATGTAACATTTGGTGCTGGATTCGATATCACAGAAGATTTTCAGTTGCAGGCGCGTTACTCCCTGGAGCTAACAAACCGGATTGGAGATGTAGAGGGGATGCCCAGTGATGTAAAATCAAGAGTTAATTCTCTGACGATTGGGTTGGGGTACAAATTTTAA
- a CDS encoding DsrE family protein, with product MKNIFYSSILIMLALFTISTQAQTRASGKSNYVVLTKQIPQLKPILLAAQELAKQDGHHFGDFQVVVCGKAVQNLTNEEMVKDFISQAGQANVTINACGFSLKKFGVDHEELHQSLKVVENGILYNFELQKKGYLSIEL from the coding sequence ATGAAAAATATTTTTTATAGCAGCATATTAATCATGCTTGCACTTTTTACAATTAGTACCCAAGCTCAAACAAGGGCTTCAGGGAAATCGAATTATGTGGTTCTCACCAAACAAATCCCTCAATTAAAACCTATTCTTTTAGCAGCACAGGAACTAGCTAAACAAGATGGACATCACTTTGGTGATTTCCAGGTAGTAGTTTGTGGTAAGGCTGTTCAAAACCTCACCAATGAAGAAATGGTGAAGGATTTCATCTCACAGGCCGGGCAGGCAAATGTCACCATAAATGCATGTGGTTTTTCCCTAAAGAAGTTTGGAGTAGATCACGAAGAACTGCACCAGAGTTTAAAGGTGGTGGAAAACGGGATTCTATACAACTTCGAATTACAAAAGAAGGGCTACTTAAGTATTGAACTATAA
- a CDS encoding TlpA family protein disulfide reductase, giving the protein MNKKLKKNLIEYGIIGAVIIGLFVTGLHTEVFGFLQRGILATGIMDPKIEDKADIASVTPAKGAVLDLNLINSKGEKVNMEQYRGKVIFLNFWATWCPPCIAEMPGINKLYQDVKDDNVEFIMLSVDQNFEKAKKFKERKGYDFEIYRAAGPIPQMYSTRSIPTTYVIDANGNLALTHLGMGDFYTKDFKQFLTELQ; this is encoded by the coding sequence ATGAATAAGAAACTAAAAAAGAATTTAATAGAATACGGAATTATAGGAGCAGTCATAATTGGACTTTTTGTCACCGGCCTCCACACAGAGGTATTTGGATTCCTGCAACGCGGTATATTGGCTACCGGAATTATGGATCCAAAAATTGAAGATAAAGCTGATATTGCTTCGGTAACTCCTGCCAAAGGAGCAGTTCTGGACCTTAACCTGATAAATTCCAAAGGTGAAAAAGTTAATATGGAACAGTATCGTGGAAAAGTTATTTTTCTAAACTTCTGGGCCACCTGGTGTCCTCCATGTATTGCTGAGATGCCTGGAATTAATAAACTTTACCAGGATGTGAAAGACGATAATGTCGAATTTATAATGCTCTCGGTAGATCAAAATTTCGAGAAAGCTAAAAAGTTTAAGGAAAGAAAAGGATACGATTTTGAGATCTATAGAGCTGCAGGACCAATACCTCAAATGTATTCTACGCGCAGTATTCCCACTACTTATGTGATCGATGCCAATGGCAACCTTGCACTTACCCATCTAGGGATGGGGGATTTTTACACAAAAGATTTCAAACAATTTTTAACCGAGCTTCAATAG
- a CDS encoding type I restriction enzyme endonuclease domain-containing protein, with amino-acid sequence MRMPKNIRRMRKLKEELEKVLSNYHRNSLDSIAAIKHLLDLANEFQQDDIRTRQPGLTEDELAFYDLGERTFLILRKVLLNNAGFGYFRRPGTSHF; translated from the coding sequence GTGCGCATGCCCAAGAACATCCGCAGGATGCGAAAGCTGAAAGAAGAGCTGGAAAAAGTGCTGAGCAACTACCACAGAAATTCACTGGATTCCATCGCCGCCATCAAGCATTTGCTGGACCTCGCCAATGAATTTCAGCAGGATGACATCAGGACCAGGCAACCCGGTTTAACAGAAGACGAACTCGCTTTTTATGACCTAGGAGAAAGAACTTTTCTTATTTTAAGGAAAGTTCTTTTGAATAATGCAGGTTTTGGTTATTTTAGAAGACCCGGTACCTCCCACTTCTAA
- a CDS encoding chaperone modulator CbpM: MDDRYISIIEFCNCHRLEYSFIHSLTEHGLIETVIIEENEYIEQEQIRELERMMRLHYDLDINLEGIEAINHLLDRVSRLQKEVRQLQNRLKLYED, encoded by the coding sequence ATGGATGATCGATATATTTCAATAATAGAATTTTGTAACTGCCATAGACTGGAGTACTCGTTTATACATTCGCTCACAGAGCACGGACTAATTGAGACCGTGATTATTGAAGAAAATGAATATATAGAACAGGAACAAATAAGGGAACTGGAACGTATGATGCGCCTGCATTATGACCTGGATATCAACCTGGAAGGTATAGAGGCCATAAACCATTTACTTGATCGGGTTTCCCGCCTACAAAAAGAAGTGAGGCAGCTGCAAAATCGCCTCAAACTATATGAAGACTAA
- a CDS encoding J domain-containing protein yields the protein MEFIDYYKVLELDKNATKSDIKKAYRKLARKYHPDLNPNDAAAQKKFQQINEAHEVLIDPEKRKKYDQYGKDWQHAEEFEKAKAQQQYQRQAGGGFGGGTGGFGGAESFSGGRFEGGDFSDFFESMFGGAAGGRQRTTRFRGQDFNAELQLNLSDVYKTHKQTLNVNGKNIRLTIPAGVENGQTIRIKGYGGEGMNGGPSGDLLLTFCINNNSSFKREGQHLYKDVELDIFTAILGGELMVDTFDGKVKLSVKPETQNGTTVKLKGKGFPVYKKEGRFGDLFITYKLKIPTNLSAREKELLQELKKLRKNG from the coding sequence ATGGAATTTATCGACTATTACAAGGTTTTAGAGCTGGATAAGAATGCTACTAAAAGTGATATTAAGAAGGCTTACCGGAAGCTGGCCCGAAAGTACCACCCCGACCTCAACCCGAATGATGCCGCTGCCCAAAAGAAATTTCAGCAGATCAATGAGGCGCATGAGGTGTTGATAGACCCCGAAAAGCGGAAAAAATACGACCAGTACGGCAAAGACTGGCAACATGCCGAAGAGTTTGAAAAAGCGAAAGCCCAGCAGCAGTATCAGCGGCAGGCCGGTGGCGGTTTTGGGGGAGGCACCGGTGGTTTTGGAGGTGCGGAAAGTTTTAGCGGCGGCAGATTTGAAGGAGGGGATTTTTCAGACTTTTTTGAATCTATGTTTGGAGGAGCTGCGGGCGGAAGGCAGAGAACCACGCGTTTTAGAGGGCAGGATTTCAACGCCGAGCTGCAGCTTAACCTCAGCGATGTTTACAAAACCCATAAACAAACCCTTAACGTAAACGGAAAGAACATCAGGCTCACCATTCCTGCAGGAGTGGAAAACGGGCAAACCATAAGGATTAAAGGCTATGGCGGCGAAGGAATGAACGGCGGCCCCAGCGGGGACCTGCTCCTAACTTTTTGCATAAATAATAACAGCTCGTTTAAACGCGAAGGCCAGCATCTTTATAAAGACGTGGAGCTGGATATCTTCACGGCTATTCTGGGAGGAGAGCTCATGGTAGATACTTTTGACGGAAAGGTAAAACTTAGCGTAAAACCCGAAACTCAAAATGGTACTACCGTAAAGCTGAAAGGAAAAGGATTTCCGGTATATAAAAAAGAAGGCAGATTTGGCGACTTGTTTATCACGTATAAACTGAAGATCCCAACAAACCTGAGTGCCCGGGAAAAGGAACTTTTACAGGAACTGAAAAAACTGCGGAAAAATGGATGA
- a CDS encoding DoxX family protein encodes MTTTNLVSSRSVQLFRVMLSGIFLVASSSHLLRLEQTLRRIEEAHFKGIAYFFGEPSFMVIASGIVMLLAGISLFIGFRTRWAALILLVVLIPITLTIQVGQITTLGPLFKNIAIMGGLIFFIINDFNKPKKTNHEKYFL; translated from the coding sequence ATGACCACTACAAACTTAGTGAGCAGTCGTTCGGTACAACTTTTCCGCGTGATGTTAAGCGGGATATTCCTGGTGGCGAGTTCAAGCCATCTGCTCAGGTTGGAACAGACACTGCGACGAATAGAAGAAGCCCATTTTAAAGGTATAGCCTATTTTTTTGGAGAACCCAGTTTTATGGTAATCGCCTCCGGAATAGTAATGCTCCTGGCTGGAATAAGTTTATTTATCGGATTCAGAACCCGATGGGCAGCATTAATTTTACTTGTTGTACTTATTCCTATAACATTAACTATTCAGGTAGGACAAATTACGACTCTGGGGCCATTATTTAAAAACATCGCCATTATGGGCGGGCTCATTTTCTTCATAATCAACGACTTCAATAAACCTAAAAAAACAAATCATGAAAAATATTTTTTATAG